Genomic segment of Chloracidobacterium sp. N:
ACCCGTGGGAGACATACCCACGGCGATGTCAGCGGCGGCATCCGGGAAGAACCGGACGCCGCCAGACACCTGTTTGGGGACGCAGTGTAAAACCTTACTTTCTTGTAAGGTTTTATGGTGAGAAGTATAACCCTTGGAAACTGTTAGGAAGCTAACATTTGGTCGGTAGGTGTCGCTTCACCGGCACGCGAGCCGGTTTCCACGCGAGCCGGCAGGAACCCGGAAAACGCGCATCCAGTGTGTGTGGGCGCACGGTTGAATCCAGTTCTGCCCGGATGATGAACCCACCCCCGGCAAGGTGAAACACAGGGCTTGTTGCCGCCTGTTCATCTGGCGTAACACAAGGTGGCTGCTGTCATGACGAAACGCATTCCGAAAGACATCCTCGAACGTGAAGTGATAGGGCTGAATCTGGCCGGGCGTACCCTGGCCGGGCAGTTGACTGCACCGGTCAATCTGCTCGTCTTTCTCCGGCACTTTGGCTGCGTCTTCTGCCGCGAAATGGTAGCCGATGTGCGTAACGCGGCCACGCAGGAAGCCAACTATCCGAACGTGGTCTTCTTTTATCAGGGGACGGTCGAGCAGGGGCAGGATTTTTTTGCCAACCTCTGGAAGGAAGCCCGCGCCATCAGCGACACACCGCTGGTGTTCTACAAAGCACTGGGCATTGAACGTGGCGGGTTGCGCGAGATGTTCGGCCCCGAAGTGTGGTCCTGTGGGTTGCGCGCCGTGGGCAAGGGACACTTCATCGGTCTGCCGGTTGGCGATCCGTTTGTTATGCCCGGCGCTTTCCTGGTGTCCTCGGCCGGTGACGTTCTCTGGCAACACGACTTCAGGCATGCCGGCGATCATCCTGACTGGCAGGCAATCGTACCTGCTGCTGCCATCGCGAAGGCATGACGCGCCCGACAATCATTGCCGTTCACGGAAACGGCGGCGGCGCTTTCCGTTTTGCACGGGTGGAGCCGTTTTTTTCAGAAACCTCTCCGGTCGGCTTTACAGCCCTGACCCTGCCGGGCTTTGGCGGGACGCCACGGGACACTCAGTGTGTCACGCTGTCGGATTATGCCGCGCATATTCAGGAATTCGTGACGCGCATTGACGCGCCACGCATCCTGCTCGGGCACGGCATTGGCGGTTCGCTGGTACTGGAGTATCTCCAGCATTTCGCGCCTTCCGTCGCCGGCGTCATCCTGCATGCGCCGGTCGGTGCGCGGCTGGACACCCGCTGGTTTCCACGGCTGATGGCTTCCGAAACAGTCCGTGAACTGGGCAAGCAGATGTTGGCTTCGGCGCTGTTCCGCCCGCTGTGGAAGCGGTTGTTTTTTTCGCAGCCGGTCCCGGATGAGTTTCTCAACCGGTTTTTTGCCGAATACGGCACATGTGAGGCCTTCGGGCAGATGTTCGAGTTGATTACCGCCGGGTGGTTTGCCGGACTGAAGCCCGTCACGCTGCCTTCCGTCCTGCTGTGGGGCGCGCGCGAGCGGGTGCTACGACTCGATCAGGCGGCTGAATTTCGGGCCAAGCTGCCGGCAGCCACTATGGAAATCGTCAACGACTGGGATCACTTTCCCATGGTTGAGCAGCCGGAAGCCTACGCACAAAAGCTCATGCAGCTTGCATCCAGACTCACGGCCGAACCGGCTGCCGCTGCGCACTGACGCGCCGAACGCGGTCAGCGAAACTGTTGGGACCGAAAAAGCCATGCCGGAAACAGGTAACTTTGTTGTGTGGTTGGGGCGTTCGCCGTGGCCGACGCGGGTTGGACCGAAGGCAGACTATCTCCACCGCGCAAAGGCGGCCGGTTTGCCGGTGCCGCCGGGTGTTCTTGTTTTGGAGGAAGTCCTGACCCACGGATTGGATCAGCGATGGATTCAAAACACAGAAGAAGGTTTCGTCATCGCCGACCGGGAAGCTCTTCAGAAGACGCTTGACCTTCCGCCGGTGGCTTCCAGAGTGGCCGTGCGTTCGGCTTTTTCGCGTGAAGATGGTGAAAGCCAGAGCCTGGCGGGCTGCTTCGCTTCCTTTCTGAATGTTCCCTCTCCAGAAGTCTGGCCGGCGGTGTGTCGGGTGTGGCATTCAAGCCGCCGGCTGGATGCGCCGTGCCGCCGCGACGTGCTCATCATGGCCATGGTTGACGCGCGTCACGCCGGAGTTGCCGTCACCGAAACCAGCCACGAGGATGATCTCGTCAATGTGACGGAGGGGCTGGGCGACCGTCTCGTGAGTGGGCTGGTGGCCGGTGAAACGCTCCATCTGCCCAAGCTGCGCGCCTTCGAGAAACCAACCGAAACCGGCTTTGCGGGGCGGTTGCAGCGGCTTCTGCGCGACGTACGCCGGGTGTTTGGGTCACGCAACTGGGATGTCGAGTTTGCCGATGACGGGCGGCAGTGCTGGCTGCTTCAGGTGCGTCCGCTGACGCGCCCGGTGATACGCAACGAGTGGTTCACCTATGCCAACCACCGGGAAATTCTGCCGCCGCTGCCGTCACCGTTGATGACGAGTCTCATCGCGTCATGTGCGTCTGACCTGTTTGATTACTACCGTGGGTTTGACGCACGTCTGCCGGAGCACCGGCCGTTCATCGAGGTCTTTGCCGGAAGACCCTTTATCAACCTGTCGCTGCTGACGGACATGATGCGTCTCTGGGGTTTGCCGACGCGCCTCGTCACAGATGCCATTGGCGGGCGCGACATCGGCGCACAGGGATGGCGATGGGGACGCCTGGCCCGCTCCCTGCCGGCGTTGATGCGTCTGGGGTGGGCGCAGTTGAGAGCACCGTCCGCAGCGCACCAGTGCATGGCCTGGCTTTCCGGTTTTGGTGATGCGCCACCTGAGACGGACAGCTTCGCCAACTGTGTACGGGATTTGCAGAAGGTTTATACGGCGCTTGTCCGCGAGATGTTTTCACTGACCCAGGCCATGAGCGGCCCTCTGGCGCTGCTCCGCCGGCTGGGCGTGCTTTCTGCGCTGGCAGCGCGTCATGAAACAGTGACGACGCGCCTGCTGACCGATCTCGATCCGCTGCGTGAATATGTGCAGGCTCATCCCCATCTCACGGCTGCCCTGGCTGAAGGAAGGGTGCCCGAAGACGATGGCTTTCAAACGCTATGGCAGGCGTATCTTGCGCGCTATGGCTTTCGGGGCGTTTTTGAAAGCGACATCGCGTGCCCGCGTTATCACGAGCAACCGGAAACGCTGTTGCGCAGCCTGCTTGCTGAGCGTCCCAGGCAGGTGCCGCTGCCGCTGCCCTGGCTGGCGTGGCTGGTGTATCCCCTGTGGCAGCAGGCCCGCCGGGCACTCGCTGCGCGGGAGGCGTTGCGGCATACCGCCATGCAGACCTTTGACCGCATCCGGCGGCGGATGAAACGCCTTGCCGCGCAGGCCCTTCAGGACGGACGGCTGCCGGCGGCGGATGATCTTTGGCTTCTGGACATCGAAGAACTCCGGCAGCTCGACGGCGGCTGGTGTGCAACGCCGGACTTCCTGGCTGCGCGCCGGCAGGCACAGGCGACGCTGGCCGGCTATGCCTTCCCGGACGTGTTTCGGCGTTTTGATAACTTTTCGGCTTTTCTGGCCGTGCCTGCCGAAGGAAGCCGTCCGGCCGTCCTGCAGGGAACAGGACTGACCCGTGGTGTTGTTGAAGGACGCGCCTGGGTCTGCCACACACCATCTGTCCCGCCGGTTTCGACTGAACCGCTCATTCTGGTTGCCCCGGCCGTGGACGCCGGCTGGGTTCCGGTCTTTGCCGGGGTGGCAGGTGTCGTCGTTGAAATTGGCGGCGATCTTTCACACGGCTCGATTGTACTGCGCGAGCTTGGCTTGCCGGCGGTGACGAATGTCCGTCATGTGACGCGCGTCATTCGGACGGGCGACCGGATTCGGGTGCAGGCGGCGCTGGGCGTTGTGGAAATCCTTGCATCGGAGTCGGCTGTGACATCGCTTGCGTCGGTCGGCATACGCGGATAAGAATGCAGTTCCGGTCAACGATCCCAGTGCTGC
This window contains:
- a CDS encoding SelL-related redox protein produces the protein MTKRIPKDILEREVIGLNLAGRTLAGQLTAPVNLLVFLRHFGCVFCREMVADVRNAATQEANYPNVVFFYQGTVEQGQDFFANLWKEARAISDTPLVFYKALGIERGGLREMFGPEVWSCGLRAVGKGHFIGLPVGDPFVMPGAFLVSSAGDVLWQHDFRHAGDHPDWQAIVPAAAIAKA
- a CDS encoding alpha/beta fold hydrolase: MTRPTIIAVHGNGGGAFRFARVEPFFSETSPVGFTALTLPGFGGTPRDTQCVTLSDYAAHIQEFVTRIDAPRILLGHGIGGSLVLEYLQHFAPSVAGVILHAPVGARLDTRWFPRLMASETVRELGKQMLASALFRPLWKRLFFSQPVPDEFLNRFFAEYGTCEAFGQMFELITAGWFAGLKPVTLPSVLLWGARERVLRLDQAAEFRAKLPAATMEIVNDWDHFPMVEQPEAYAQKLMQLASRLTAEPAAAAH
- a CDS encoding PEP-utilizing enzyme, which encodes MPETGNFVVWLGRSPWPTRVGPKADYLHRAKAAGLPVPPGVLVLEEVLTHGLDQRWIQNTEEGFVIADREALQKTLDLPPVASRVAVRSAFSREDGESQSLAGCFASFLNVPSPEVWPAVCRVWHSSRRLDAPCRRDVLIMAMVDARHAGVAVTETSHEDDLVNVTEGLGDRLVSGLVAGETLHLPKLRAFEKPTETGFAGRLQRLLRDVRRVFGSRNWDVEFADDGRQCWLLQVRPLTRPVIRNEWFTYANHREILPPLPSPLMTSLIASCASDLFDYYRGFDARLPEHRPFIEVFAGRPFINLSLLTDMMRLWGLPTRLVTDAIGGRDIGAQGWRWGRLARSLPALMRLGWAQLRAPSAAHQCMAWLSGFGDAPPETDSFANCVRDLQKVYTALVREMFSLTQAMSGPLALLRRLGVLSALAARHETVTTRLLTDLDPLREYVQAHPHLTAALAEGRVPEDDGFQTLWQAYLARYGFRGVFESDIACPRYHEQPETLLRSLLAERPRQVPLPLPWLAWLVYPLWQQARRALAAREALRHTAMQTFDRIRRRMKRLAAQALQDGRLPAADDLWLLDIEELRQLDGGWCATPDFLAARRQAQATLAGYAFPDVFRRFDNFSAFLAVPAEGSRPAVLQGTGLTRGVVEGRAWVCHTPSVPPVSTEPLILVAPAVDAGWVPVFAGVAGVVVEIGGDLSHGSIVLRELGLPAVTNVRHVTRVIRTGDRIRVQAALGVVEILASESAVTSLASVGIRG